The following coding sequences lie in one Flavobacterium sediminis genomic window:
- a CDS encoding ComF family protein: MLKNLLKLLFPDICYGCGSLLIKNERVICTACRHTLPRTYHHQSPEQNEIHKKFYGLLPLEFSCSFLYFTHKNNVKELIHNLKYRNKTAIGKELGMIYSSDIRKVIEKYHVDCIVPVPLHPKRLKERGYNQIETFAKTIAETCKVDYNPTILYRKTYSKTQTKKNKESRQMDKRNVFAVQYNKENEGKHYLLIDDVLTTGATLESCGNALLEIPNTKISILTIAYTLS, encoded by the coding sequence ATGCTAAAAAATCTGTTAAAACTGCTTTTTCCGGATATTTGTTACGGTTGCGGTTCGTTATTAATTAAAAACGAGAGGGTTATCTGTACAGCATGTCGACATACATTACCCAGAACATATCACCATCAATCTCCGGAACAAAATGAAATACATAAAAAATTTTACGGTTTATTACCTTTAGAATTCAGTTGTTCTTTTCTATACTTTACACATAAAAACAACGTAAAAGAATTGATCCACAATCTCAAATACCGCAATAAAACCGCAATTGGAAAAGAACTGGGCATGATTTACAGCAGCGACATTAGAAAAGTTATTGAAAAATACCATGTAGACTGTATTGTCCCGGTCCCATTACACCCTAAACGACTCAAAGAAAGAGGTTATAATCAAATAGAAACTTTTGCCAAAACTATAGCCGAAACCTGTAAAGTAGATTATAATCCGACTATTTTATACCGAAAAACATATTCCAAAACGCAAACTAAAAAGAATAAGGAATCACGCCAGATGGACAAAAGGAATGTTTTTGCCGTTCAATACAATAAAGAAAACGAAGGGAAACATTATTTACTTATTGATGATGTTTTAACGACCGGTGCAACCTTAGAATCCTGCGGAAATGCTTTATTAGAAATTCCGAATACAAAAATCAGTATTCTTACAATAGCTTATACCTTATCATAA
- a CDS encoding succinate dehydrogenase cytochrome b subunit translates to MAKSALLKSSIAKKYWMALTGLFLCLFLAGHLAGNLQLLLPNASEKFNAYALFMTTNPAVKILSYLTYISIIFHAVDGILLTFQNKAARPVRYVKTNPAANSGFASRNMAILGTVILVFIVTHMVNFWARMHFDKNMPLMKTTISVKGQQPKEFYVGTAEGQYYMVDQVALAGEVKDTTANRMMPPKQLKIVNGTEVHNAAANVKVGNVYKDLHKITVDFFRDPKVGLLATLGYVIAMLALAFHLWHGFQSAFQSLGINNKFTPTIKFVGRAFAIIVPLLFAIIPLYIHFTK, encoded by the coding sequence ATGGCAAAATCAGCGCTCTTAAAGTCATCTATTGCAAAGAAATACTGGATGGCTCTTACAGGTTTATTTTTATGCTTGTTTTTGGCGGGTCACTTGGCAGGTAATTTACAATTGTTGTTACCTAATGCAAGCGAAAAATTTAATGCATACGCATTATTTATGACTACCAATCCGGCAGTAAAAATTTTATCGTATTTAACGTATATTTCAATTATATTCCACGCGGTAGATGGAATATTATTAACGTTCCAGAACAAAGCGGCTCGTCCGGTTCGTTACGTTAAGACAAATCCGGCTGCTAACAGCGGTTTTGCTTCTCGTAACATGGCAATCTTGGGAACGGTAATTTTGGTTTTCATCGTAACTCACATGGTGAATTTTTGGGCAAGAATGCATTTCGACAAAAATATGCCATTAATGAAAACTACTATTTCTGTTAAAGGACAACAACCGAAAGAGTTTTATGTTGGTACAGCAGAAGGACAATACTATATGGTAGATCAGGTAGCTTTGGCAGGAGAAGTTAAAGATACAACTGCTAATAGAATGATGCCTCCTAAGCAATTAAAAATTGTTAACGGAACTGAAGTTCATAATGCAGCAGCTAATGTTAAGGTTGGAAATGTCTATAAAGATTTACATAAGATAACAGTAGACTTCTTCAGAGATCCTAAAGTTGGATTGTTAGCTACTTTAGGATATGTAATTGCTATGTTAGCGCTTGCTTTCCATTTATGGCATGGTTTCCAAAGTGCTTTCCAATCATTAGGGATAAATAATAAATTCACGCCAACAATCAAGTTTGTCGGTAGAGCTTTTGCAATCATAGTTCCGCTATTGTTTGCTATTATTCCTTTATATATTCATTTTACAAAATAA
- a CDS encoding DinB family protein encodes MNTNAQVISPEHLLKHWQGHRTLTRRVIEVFPEKDFFDFSIGGMRPFSQLISELLAIAAPALKGIVNRDEQPYQEGQNASLTTKAQYLQKWDEATEEINQYWSKLSIEDFEKTFNLFGQYEFPIIENILYFIDNEIHHRGQAYVYLRALGQTPPLFWEREL; translated from the coding sequence ATGAACACTAATGCACAAGTAATCAGCCCTGAACACCTGTTAAAACACTGGCAAGGTCACCGTACCCTAACCCGTCGTGTTATTGAGGTCTTTCCCGAAAAAGATTTCTTTGATTTCTCTATCGGAGGGATGCGTCCTTTTTCTCAATTGATTTCCGAACTTTTAGCTATTGCCGCTCCCGCATTAAAAGGGATCGTAAACAGAGACGAGCAACCGTATCAAGAAGGACAAAACGCATCATTAACCACAAAAGCACAATATTTACAAAAATGGGATGAAGCTACAGAGGAGATCAACCAGTATTGGAGTAAACTTTCCATTGAAGATTTTGAAAAAACATTCAATCTTTTCGGGCAATATGAGTTCCCGATCATTGAAAACATCTTATACTTCATTGATAACGAAATTCATCACAGAGGGCAAGCCTACGTTTATTTAAGAGCACTTGGACAAACACCTCCTCTTTTTTGGGAAAGAGAATTATAA
- a CDS encoding glycine--tRNA ligase, with protein sequence MAKQDDLFKNVVSHAKEYGYIFPSSEIYDGLSAVYDYAQNGVELKKNIREYWWKSMVQMHENIVGIDASIFMHPTTWKASGHVDAFNDPLIDNKDSKKRYRADVLIEDYCEKLYQKAQKEIEKAKNRFGEAFDEEQFVTTNPRVSGYLSKKKEILERMAKGLDSGDLADVKALIEELEIADPETGSKNWTEVRQFNLMFGTKLGASADSAMDLYLRPETAQGIFVNFLNVQKTGRMKIPFGIAQTGKAFRNEIVARQFIFRMREFEQMEMQFFVKPGEEMKWYQYWKETRLKWHQSLGMGAENYRYHDHEKLAHYANAATDIEFDFPFGFKELEGIHSRTDFDLKAHEQYSGKKLQYFDTEENKSYVPYVVETSVGLDRMFLAVFSKSLQEETLEDGSTRTVLRLPSVLAPTKAAILPLVKKDGLPEVAKQIVEDLKWDFNVAYDEKDAVGRRYRRQDALGTPFCITVDHQTLEDKTVTIRHRDSMEQQRVAITELRGLINEEVSMRNWLMKMK encoded by the coding sequence ATGGCAAAACAAGACGATTTATTTAAAAATGTAGTTTCGCATGCAAAAGAGTACGGATATATATTTCCGTCAAGCGAAATTTACGACGGTTTGAGTGCAGTATATGATTATGCTCAAAATGGTGTTGAACTAAAGAAAAATATTCGTGAATACTGGTGGAAATCCATGGTGCAAATGCATGAAAATATTGTAGGTATTGATGCTTCGATCTTCATGCACCCTACAACTTGGAAAGCTTCAGGTCACGTTGACGCTTTTAATGATCCGCTGATTGATAACAAAGACTCTAAGAAAAGATATCGTGCAGATGTTCTGATTGAAGATTATTGTGAAAAATTATATCAAAAAGCGCAGAAAGAAATCGAAAAAGCAAAGAATCGTTTTGGAGAAGCTTTTGACGAAGAGCAGTTTGTAACCACTAATCCGAGAGTATCCGGATACCTTTCTAAGAAAAAAGAAATTTTAGAAAGAATGGCTAAAGGTTTAGATTCCGGAGATTTAGCGGATGTAAAAGCTTTAATAGAAGAGTTAGAAATAGCCGATCCTGAAACCGGTTCTAAAAACTGGACAGAAGTGCGTCAGTTCAACTTAATGTTCGGTACAAAATTAGGTGCTTCTGCTGATTCAGCAATGGATCTGTATTTACGTCCGGAGACCGCTCAGGGTATTTTTGTGAACTTTTTGAATGTTCAGAAAACAGGGCGTATGAAAATTCCTTTTGGTATTGCGCAAACAGGAAAAGCATTCCGTAATGAAATTGTGGCGCGTCAGTTTATTTTCCGTATGCGTGAGTTTGAACAAATGGAAATGCAATTCTTTGTGAAACCGGGAGAAGAAATGAAATGGTACCAATATTGGAAAGAAACACGTCTGAAATGGCACCAGTCATTGGGTATGGGAGCTGAAAATTATCGTTACCACGACCATGAGAAATTAGCACACTATGCAAATGCTGCCACAGATATTGAGTTTGATTTTCCGTTTGGTTTTAAAGAGTTGGAAGGAATTCATTCCCGAACAGATTTTGATTTAAAAGCGCACGAACAATATTCCGGAAAAAAATTACAGTATTTTGATACGGAAGAAAATAAAAGTTATGTTCCATATGTGGTAGAAACATCTGTAGGTTTAGACCGTATGTTTTTAGCCGTTTTCTCTAAATCACTTCAGGAAGAAACCTTAGAAGACGGATCAACAAGAACAGTTCTTCGTTTGCCTTCAGTATTGGCACCAACAAAAGCAGCTATTTTACCATTGGTGAAAAAAGATGGTCTGCCGGAAGTGGCTAAACAAATTGTAGAAGATCTGAAATGGGATTTCAATGTGGCATACGATGAAAAAGATGCAGTAGGTCGTCGTTACCGCCGTCAGGATGCTTTAGGAACACCATTCTGTATTACAGTAGATCACCAGACTTTAGAAGATAAGACTGTAACCATTCGTCATAGAGATTCAATGGAGCAACAACGTGTTGCCATTACTGAATTGCGTGGTTTGATTAATGAAGAGGTGTCGATGCGAAATTGGTTGATGAAAATGAAATAA
- a CDS encoding Ig-like domain-containing protein, whose product MKKVYFIIIFSILSFTIAFTGCAKRGTITGGPKDTIPPAILSSHPENYQTNFNAQEIRITFNELIKVKDISKQLIISPPMKNQPTILPQGSASKFISIRIKDTLQPNTTYSFNFGQSITDNNEGNPYSQYKYVFSTGSYIDSLAIIGKIKDAVEQKPDNFVSVQLYDAQTYTDSTAYNEVPLYVTNTLDSLKFFSLENLKEGQYYIVALKDKNNNYKFDPKADKIGFLKNVITIPNDTVFELELFKEETPFKAVKPIQETKNKLYMGFEGDPKNAKIKIKNGEEDVPVRMTKFPQTGKDSVQLFIPILKADSLNITVSNGDFEKSFTTKLKELKTKDSLSITPKPTGVLHFRDQFRLITTTPIEKIDQEKITLLDKDSVKVSFALEYRLFENEIILDFQKKENQKYALTALPGAFEDFYGTINDTLAVGISTKSYTDYGNLKVNLKSVKRFPLILQILTSDGTVKESAVSTGERTLQFDAIEPNQYTLRVIYDDNENKKWDTGNFLEKRQAEEIEYYPKEIDVRANWDVEQDF is encoded by the coding sequence ATGAAGAAAGTTTATTTTATCATTATATTTAGCATTCTGAGTTTTACAATAGCCTTTACCGGTTGTGCCAAAAGAGGCACTATTACAGGAGGACCTAAAGACACTATTCCACCGGCAATTCTTTCTTCTCATCCGGAAAATTATCAAACTAACTTTAATGCTCAAGAAATCAGAATTACTTTTAATGAACTTATCAAAGTAAAAGACATCAGTAAGCAGTTGATCATTTCACCTCCCATGAAAAATCAACCTACAATTTTACCGCAAGGAAGTGCAAGTAAATTTATTTCTATCAGAATAAAAGATACTTTACAACCTAATACTACTTATAGTTTTAACTTCGGACAAAGTATCACTGATAATAATGAAGGAAATCCTTATTCTCAATACAAATATGTATTTTCAACCGGAAGTTATATTGACTCGCTGGCTATAATCGGAAAAATCAAAGATGCTGTTGAACAGAAACCGGATAATTTTGTTTCCGTACAATTGTATGATGCCCAAACGTATACTGATTCCACTGCTTATAACGAAGTACCTTTATATGTAACCAATACGTTAGACAGTTTAAAGTTCTTTTCATTAGAAAACTTAAAAGAAGGTCAGTATTATATTGTTGCGCTAAAAGACAAAAACAACAATTATAAATTTGATCCGAAAGCCGATAAAATAGGCTTTTTAAAAAATGTTATTACTATCCCAAACGATACTGTTTTTGAACTGGAACTTTTTAAAGAAGAAACTCCTTTTAAGGCTGTAAAACCGATTCAGGAGACAAAAAATAAACTTTATATGGGCTTTGAAGGAGATCCGAAAAATGCCAAGATCAAGATCAAGAACGGAGAAGAAGATGTTCCGGTAAGGATGACTAAATTCCCTCAAACCGGTAAAGATTCCGTTCAACTATTCATTCCGATACTTAAAGCCGATTCTCTTAATATTACTGTAAGCAATGGCGATTTTGAAAAATCGTTTACAACTAAGCTCAAAGAGTTAAAAACTAAAGATTCTCTTTCTATTACTCCTAAACCGACCGGAGTATTGCATTTCAGGGATCAATTCCGGTTAATTACGACTACTCCGATAGAAAAGATCGATCAGGAAAAGATCACTTTACTGGATAAAGATTCTGTTAAAGTATCTTTTGCACTGGAATATAGATTATTTGAAAATGAGATCATCCTTGATTTCCAGAAGAAAGAAAATCAAAAATATGCTTTAACGGCTCTGCCCGGAGCCTTTGAGGATTTTTACGGAACCATAAATGACACTTTAGCTGTGGGAATTTCAACCAAATCCTATACAGATTACGGAAACCTAAAGGTTAATTTAAAATCTGTTAAACGCTTTCCTCTTATCTTACAAATACTGACTAGCGATGGTACCGTTAAAGAGTCTGCCGTTTCTACCGGAGAAAGAACCTTACAATTTGATGCTATTGAACCTAACCAATATACCCTTAGGGTTATTTATGATGATAACGAAAATAAAAAATGGGACACCGGAAACTTTTTAGAAAAACGCCAGGCTGAAGAGATAGAATATTACCCAAAAGAGATCGATGTAAGGGCTAACTGGGATGTTGAACAAGATTTTTAA
- a CDS encoding fumarate reductase/succinate dehydrogenase flavoprotein subunit, protein MKLDSKIPEGPLAQKWTEHKNHLKLVAPNNRPKIDIIVVGTGLAGASAAASLGEMGYNVKAFCFQDSPRRAHSIAAQGGINAAKNYQNDGDSTYRLFYDTIKGGDYRAREANVHRLAEVSGNIIDQCVAQGVPFAREYGGTLDNRSFGGVQVKRTFYAAGQTGQQLLLGAYSALSRQIGLGRVKMYNRHEMLDLVKVDGKARGIIARNLITGEIERHSAHAVVIASGGYGNVYFLSTNAMGSNVTASWKIHKQGAHFANPCYVQIHPTCIPVHGTNQSKLTLMSESLRNSGRIWVPKKKEDAEAIRAGKLKPTQIAEEDRDYYLERRYPAFGNLVPRDVASRAAKERCDAGFGIENNATGEGVYLDFSSEIKNKGKEVAYAHGNHNPSEEEIIKLGKQWIEEKYGNLFQMYQKITDENPYETPMKIYPAVHYTMGGVWVDYNLQSSIPGCFVAGEANFSDHGANRLGASALMQGLADGYFVLPYTISNYLAEEIRTGKISTDLPEFLEAEKRVKDQIGKFLNNNGSRSVDHFHKELGNIMWNKVGMARNEQGLKEAIDQIAKLREEFHKDVYVPGSADELNPELEKAFRVADFLELGQLMAMDALQRKESCGGHFRDEYQDAEGETLRDDEHFSFVGAWEYKGEDINQEQLHKEELKYEFIKIAARNYK, encoded by the coding sequence ATGAAGTTAGATTCTAAAATACCTGAAGGACCATTAGCACAAAAATGGACTGAACATAAAAATCACTTAAAATTAGTTGCTCCTAATAACCGTCCGAAGATTGATATTATTGTTGTAGGAACAGGTTTAGCTGGTGCGTCAGCAGCAGCTTCCTTAGGAGAAATGGGATATAATGTTAAAGCATTTTGTTTTCAGGATTCTCCGAGACGTGCACACTCAATTGCGGCACAGGGAGGTATTAATGCAGCAAAAAATTATCAAAACGACGGAGATAGTACTTATCGTTTGTTTTATGATACAATTAAAGGAGGTGACTACCGTGCACGCGAGGCAAATGTTCATCGTTTAGCGGAAGTTTCCGGAAATATTATTGACCAATGTGTGGCTCAAGGTGTTCCTTTTGCTCGTGAATACGGCGGAACTTTAGACAACCGTTCATTCGGTGGTGTACAGGTAAAACGTACGTTCTATGCTGCAGGGCAAACCGGACAACAGTTGTTGTTAGGGGCTTATTCAGCTTTGTCAAGACAGATTGGTTTAGGACGTGTGAAAATGTACAACCGTCACGAAATGCTAGACTTGGTAAAAGTAGACGGGAAAGCACGTGGTATCATTGCTCGTAATTTAATTACAGGTGAAATTGAAAGACATTCGGCGCATGCTGTAGTAATTGCTTCGGGAGGTTACGGAAACGTATACTTCTTATCAACGAATGCAATGGGAAGTAATGTAACGGCTTCATGGAAAATTCATAAACAAGGAGCTCATTTTGCGAATCCGTGTTATGTACAAATCCACCCGACTTGTATTCCGGTTCACGGAACTAATCAGTCAAAATTAACTTTGATGTCTGAGTCACTTCGTAACTCAGGACGTATTTGGGTTCCTAAGAAAAAAGAAGATGCAGAAGCAATCAGAGCCGGTAAATTAAAGCCAACTCAAATTGCTGAAGAAGATAGAGATTATTACTTAGAGAGAAGATACCCTGCTTTCGGTAACTTAGTGCCTCGTGACGTAGCGTCAAGAGCAGCTAAAGAGCGTTGTGATGCCGGTTTCGGTATTGAAAACAATGCAACCGGAGAAGGTGTTTATCTGGATTTCTCTTCTGAAATTAAAAATAAAGGAAAAGAGGTAGCTTACGCTCACGGTAACCACAATCCGTCTGAAGAAGAGATCATCAAGTTAGGAAAACAATGGATCGAGGAAAAATACGGTAACTTATTCCAGATGTATCAAAAGATTACTGACGAAAACCCGTATGAAACCCCGATGAAGATCTACCCTGCCGTTCACTATACTATGGGAGGTGTTTGGGTTGATTATAACTTACAATCATCAATTCCGGGTTGTTTCGTAGCCGGTGAAGCGAACTTCTCTGACCACGGTGCTAACCGTTTAGGAGCTTCGGCTTTGATGCAAGGTTTAGCTGATGGATATTTTGTATTACCTTATACAATTTCTAATTATTTAGCTGAAGAGATTAGAACAGGTAAAATTTCAACAGACTTACCGGAGTTCCTTGAAGCTGAAAAACGTGTAAAAGATCAGATTGGAAAATTCCTGAACAACAACGGTTCCAGATCAGTAGATCACTTCCACAAAGAGTTAGGAAACATTATGTGGAATAAAGTAGGAATGGCTCGTAACGAACAAGGCTTAAAAGAAGCTATCGATCAGATTGCTAAATTACGCGAAGAGTTCCATAAAGATGTTTATGTTCCGGGATCAGCAGACGAATTGAACCCTGAATTAGAAAAGGCTTTCCGTGTTGCCGATTTCTTAGAATTAGGACAATTAATGGCAATGGATGCTTTACAGCGTAAAGAGTCTTGTGGAGGTCACTTTAGAGATGAGTACCAGGATGCAGAAGGAGAAACTCTTCGTGACGATGAGCACTTCTCATTTGTTGGAGCTTGGGAATATAAAGGAGAAGATATCAATCAAGAGCAATTACACAAAGAAGAACTTAAATATGAGTTCATCAAAATCGCAGCTAGAAATTATAAATAA
- a CDS encoding succinate dehydrogenase/fumarate reductase iron-sulfur subunit — protein MASKSININLKVWRQKNAKANGAMETYKLDDVSTDSSFLEMLDQLNEQLVTEKKEPVAFDHDCREGICGMCSLFINGRAHGPETGITTCQLHMRSFKDGDTIYIEPWRSKAFPVVKDLVVDRSAFDRIQQAGGFVSVNTSGNTIDANSIPVPKQDADKAFEAAACIGCGACVATCKNGSAMLFVGAKVSQYALLPQGQVEATDRVMNMVRQMDEEGFGNCTNTGACEIECPKGISLENIARMNREFLKASTK, from the coding sequence ATGGCTTCAAAAAGTATCAATATAAACCTTAAAGTTTGGCGTCAAAAAAACGCTAAAGCGAATGGAGCAATGGAAACATACAAATTAGATGATGTTTCTACAGATAGTTCCTTTTTAGAAATGTTAGACCAATTGAATGAACAATTGGTTACAGAAAAAAAAGAACCGGTAGCATTTGACCACGATTGTCGTGAAGGAATTTGCGGTATGTGTTCTTTGTTCATCAACGGACGTGCTCACGGACCGGAAACCGGAATTACAACGTGTCAGTTACACATGCGTTCTTTTAAAGATGGTGATACTATTTACATCGAACCTTGGAGAAGTAAAGCTTTCCCGGTTGTTAAGGATCTAGTAGTAGATAGAAGCGCTTTTGATAGAATTCAACAAGCCGGTGGTTTCGTTTCTGTAAATACTTCAGGAAACACTATTGACGCTAACTCTATTCCGGTGCCGAAACAGGATGCTGATAAAGCTTTCGAAGCTGCTGCATGTATTGGTTGCGGAGCTTGTGTAGCTACTTGTAAAAATGGTTCTGCGATGTTGTTTGTAGGAGCAAAAGTTTCACAATATGCATTGTTGCCGCAAGGGCAAGTTGAAGCAACGGATCGTGTAATGAATATGGTGCGCCAAATGGACGAAGAAGGATTCGGTAATTGTACCAATACCGGAGCATGTGAAATTGAATGTCCGAAAGGAATTTCATTAGAGAACATTGCCCGTATGAATCGTGAGTTCTTAAAAGCGAGTACAAAATAA
- a CDS encoding aminopeptidase P family protein — MKYHAIDRELFVKNRQKFTAQMKPNSVAVFNSNDIYPVSADSTLPFAQHRDIFYLSGVDQEESILLLFPDAPYEHLKEILFLRETNEHIAVWEGEKLTKERAFEVSGIKTVIWLQDFHKTLKEVMSYADTIYLNTNEHYRASVDTQTREDRFIKWFKEIYPAHKVEKSNPILQKLRSIKEPQELELIQTACNITEKGFRRILNFVKPGVMEYEIEAEFAHEFLRNRSKGFAYTPIIASGDSANVLHYIENNKECKAGDLLLLDVGAEYANYSSDMTRTIPVSGKFTERQKAVYNAVLRVKNEATKMLVPGTLWKQYHIEVGKIMTSELLGLGLLDKADVQNENPDWPAYKKYFMHGTSHHMGLDTHDYGLLHLPMEANMVFTVEPGIYIPEEGFGIRIEDDVVIQPSGEPFNLMKNIPIEADEIESLMNS; from the coding sequence ATGAAATATCATGCTATAGACCGTGAATTATTCGTCAAAAATCGTCAAAAATTCACGGCACAGATGAAACCTAACAGTGTCGCTGTTTTTAACTCTAACGATATTTACCCTGTAAGTGCTGACAGCACTTTACCTTTTGCCCAACATCGCGATATTTTCTATTTGAGTGGTGTTGATCAAGAAGAAAGTATTCTTTTATTGTTTCCTGATGCTCCTTACGAACACCTGAAAGAAATTTTATTCTTACGGGAAACCAATGAACATATTGCTGTTTGGGAAGGCGAAAAATTAACTAAAGAAAGAGCTTTTGAGGTTTCAGGTATTAAAACCGTTATCTGGCTTCAAGATTTTCACAAAACCTTAAAAGAGGTCATGAGTTACGCCGATACTATATACCTAAATACGAATGAACATTACCGTGCCTCAGTAGACACTCAAACTCGGGAAGATCGTTTTATTAAGTGGTTCAAAGAAATTTATCCGGCACATAAAGTTGAAAAATCAAATCCTATTTTACAAAAACTACGTTCAATTAAAGAACCTCAGGAATTAGAACTTATTCAGACTGCCTGCAACATTACTGAAAAAGGGTTCAGAAGAATCCTGAACTTTGTAAAACCGGGAGTGATGGAATATGAAATTGAAGCAGAGTTTGCCCATGAGTTTTTACGCAACCGCTCTAAAGGTTTTGCCTATACTCCTATTATTGCAAGTGGTGATAGTGCAAATGTTCTACATTATATTGAAAACAATAAAGAATGTAAAGCAGGAGATTTATTGTTACTGGATGTAGGAGCAGAATATGCTAATTATTCAAGCGATATGACTCGAACCATACCGGTTTCAGGAAAATTCACAGAGCGTCAAAAAGCGGTTTACAATGCTGTTCTGAGAGTTAAGAATGAAGCCACTAAAATGTTGGTTCCGGGTACACTTTGGAAACAATACCATATTGAAGTAGGTAAAATCATGACTTCTGAGCTATTAGGGTTAGGGCTTTTAGACAAAGCCGATGTTCAAAATGAAAATCCGGACTGGCCGGCTTACAAAAAGTATTTCATGCACGGAACCTCACACCACATGGGATTAGACACGCATGACTATGGTTTGTTACATCTACCAATGGAGGCCAACATGGTATTTACCGTTGAACCGGGAATTTATATTCCTGAAGAAGGTTTCGGTATTCGAATTGAAGATGATGTTGTTATCCAACCTTCGGGCGAACCATTTAATCTGATGAAAAACATCCCTATTGAAGCTGACGAAATTGAAAGCTTAATGAATTCATAA
- a CDS encoding nitrilase family protein — translation MRVALVQTSLHWENPIANRLTLESKILSCPKKFDLLILPEMFTSGFTMNPERVAETMDGESILWLKSLAKSKKTAITGSLVIEEEGNYYNRLVFVFPDGAIQYYNKRHLFTLAGEEEVYTKGEEKLVVEYKDWKICPLICYDLRFPVFARNIENYDLLVYVANWPKPRIQAWDALLKARAIENMCYVAAVNRIGSDANGMPYVGHSQVIDELGNEIVAPFEEDAIKVITLDKKKVTESRNKFNFLKDKDVFEIKRDT, via the coding sequence ATGAGAGTAGCTTTAGTGCAAACGTCTTTACATTGGGAAAATCCTATCGCTAACCGATTAACATTGGAAAGCAAGATTTTATCCTGTCCTAAAAAATTTGATCTGTTGATCTTGCCTGAAATGTTTACTTCCGGTTTTACAATGAATCCTGAGCGAGTGGCTGAAACGATGGATGGAGAAAGTATCCTATGGCTTAAAAGTCTGGCAAAATCAAAAAAAACAGCTATTACAGGGAGCTTAGTGATCGAGGAAGAAGGAAATTACTATAACCGATTGGTATTTGTTTTTCCTGACGGAGCTATTCAATACTACAATAAACGTCATTTGTTTACTTTGGCAGGTGAAGAAGAGGTATATACAAAAGGAGAAGAGAAATTGGTAGTAGAATATAAGGATTGGAAAATATGTCCGCTAATTTGTTACGACTTGCGATTTCCTGTATTTGCCCGAAATATTGAGAATTATGATCTGTTAGTATATGTTGCCAATTGGCCTAAGCCGAGAATACAGGCTTGGGATGCGCTTTTAAAAGCCAGAGCAATAGAAAACATGTGCTATGTGGCGGCAGTTAATAGGATCGGATCAGATGCAAACGGCATGCCTTATGTAGGACATTCACAAGTGATAGATGAGTTGGGTAACGAAATAGTAGCTCCTTTTGAAGAAGATGCCATAAAAGTGATCACATTAGATAAGAAGAAAGTTACGGAAAGCCGAAACAAGTTCAATTTTTTGAAGGACAAGGATGTTTTCGAAATAAAAAGAGATACCTAA